A single Solidesulfovibrio sp. DNA region contains:
- a CDS encoding response regulator, translating into MADPIRVLLVDDEERFRDTLGKLLSRHGFSVRTAGGGQIALDLLAQAPSDVIVLDVKMPGLSGEQALPLLRAACPEAEVLVLTGHASVDIASAMISGGAADYLLKPCPTEELEGAIRAVYDRRQATRPR; encoded by the coding sequence ATGGCCGATCCCATCCGCGTCCTTCTCGTCGACGACGAGGAACGTTTTCGCGACACCCTGGGCAAACTCCTTTCCCGCCACGGCTTTTCCGTGCGCACCGCCGGCGGCGGCCAGATCGCCCTGGACCTTCTGGCCCAGGCGCCAAGCGACGTCATCGTGCTCGACGTCAAGATGCCCGGGCTTTCCGGCGAGCAGGCCCTGCCGCTTCTGCGCGCCGCCTGCCCCGAGGCCGAGGTGCTGGTGCTCACCGGCCACGCCTCCGTGGACATCGCCTCGGCCATGATCAGCGGCGGCGCGGCCGACTACCTGCTCAAGCCCTGCCCCACCGAGGAGCTCGAAGGGGCCATCCGCGCCGTCTACGACCGCCGCCAGGCGACCAGGCCCCGCTGA
- a CDS encoding ATP-binding protein, translating to MSAKNSTKPDPTRPDGFVFPPLWPHTVLAPGLAGAAVLATLFTPPEIDVVLALVAGAICIGSALILASRIRRGERELREMDLRLLHSQKLAAIGELSSGIAHEINNPLAIITQELDLARELTADCQGLAPEDLADARDSLREIAKQVDRCRQITHKLLNFARKMEPVLQEEALDQVIEDMALLVEREALGKGVAIVRDYAPNLPPVRTDVPLLRQVILNLLTNALHATPQGGGITVRTRRADGRVSIAVSDTGCGIAPENMTKIFDPFFTTKEPGKGTGLGLSVSHGIVARLGGSLVAESRPGQGATFTVTLPL from the coding sequence ATGAGCGCAAAAAACTCAACGAAGCCCGATCCAACCAGGCCTGACGGCTTCGTTTTCCCGCCGCTTTGGCCGCATACTGTACTGGCCCCGGGCCTGGCCGGCGCGGCCGTGCTGGCCACCCTGTTCACCCCGCCGGAGATCGACGTGGTGCTGGCCCTGGTGGCCGGGGCCATCTGCATCGGCTCCGCCCTGATCCTGGCCAGCCGCATCCGGCGCGGCGAGCGGGAACTGCGCGAGATGGACCTGCGGCTGCTGCATTCCCAGAAACTGGCCGCCATCGGCGAGCTGTCCTCGGGCATCGCCCACGAGATCAACAACCCCCTGGCCATCATCACCCAGGAACTCGACCTGGCCCGGGAACTCACGGCCGACTGCCAGGGCCTGGCCCCCGAGGACCTGGCCGACGCCCGGGACAGCCTGCGCGAGATCGCCAAGCAGGTGGACCGCTGCCGCCAGATCACCCACAAGCTGCTCAATTTCGCCCGCAAGATGGAGCCCGTGCTCCAGGAGGAAGCCCTGGACCAGGTCATCGAGGACATGGCCCTGCTCGTGGAACGGGAGGCCCTGGGCAAGGGCGTGGCCATCGTGCGCGACTACGCCCCGAACCTCCCGCCCGTGCGCACCGACGTGCCGCTGTTGCGCCAGGTGATCCTCAACCTCCTGACCAACGCCCTGCACGCCACGCCCCAGGGTGGCGGCATCACCGTGCGCACCCGCCGCGCCGACGGCCGGGTGAGCATCGCCGTCAGCGACACCGGCTGCGGCATCGCCCCGGAAAACATGACCAAGATCTTCGATCCGTTTTTTACCACCAAGGAGCCCGGCAAGGGCACGGGACTCGGCCTGTCGGTCTCCCACGGCATCGTGGCCCGCCTGGGCGGCAGCCTCGTCGCCGAAAGCCGACCCGGCCAGGGCGCGACCTTCACCGTCACCCTGCCGCTGTAA
- a CDS encoding response regulator: MGLRVLAVDDEADFIETLVKRFTYRQIPVTAAGSGPEALARLDAQDFDVVILDMRMPGMDGLAVLKEIKKRRPLVEVIILTGHASVEAGMQGMSLGAYDYVLKPVDFGELLEKAKKAYERKKLNEARSNQA; this comes from the coding sequence ATGGGACTACGCGTACTGGCCGTTGACGACGAGGCCGACTTCATCGAGACCCTGGTCAAGCGGTTCACCTACCGCCAGATCCCGGTCACGGCCGCGGGCAGCGGCCCCGAGGCCCTGGCCCGGCTCGACGCGCAGGACTTCGACGTGGTCATCCTGGACATGCGCATGCCGGGCATGGATGGCCTCGCGGTACTCAAGGAAATCAAGAAGCGCCGGCCCCTGGTCGAGGTCATCATCCTGACCGGCCATGCCTCGGTGGAGGCCGGCATGCAGGGCATGTCCCTGGGCGCCTACGACTACGTGCTCAAGCCCGTGGATTTCGGGGAATTGCTGGAAAAAGCCAAGAAGGCGTATGAGCGCAAAAAACTCAACGAAGCCCGATCCAACCAGGCCTGA
- a CDS encoding ATP-binding protein: MIQDELSKLRLKLIAITLAFSFIPLFSLGLGLYNRFYETYLDKVYESLSNLVENKKITIDLYLSERVAQLSNLALTESYPDLVKDAYLEHIFGVLQMHSKSFLDLQVIDQNGICTAYVGPYQLKGIDYSREDWFHKVMAKGIHVSDVFLGFRKYPHFNIAVSRREGDKTWVLRAAIDSDIFDSLVRSIHLGKTGDAFILAADHVLQTKPRFGYAMFDTMNFPNVPRFSGTRVESLAIDGQTSLYAMTWLNHKDWLLVVKDDPREELLPIMRARWLLILLLAGGTVLIIGGAVWVANGTVSALVRAEREKATLDASLTQSSKMAALGKLAAGVAHEVNNPLAIIMEKAGWMRDLLSEEDIKDSPNFQEFEDAVAKIEFHVRRAKDVTHRLLGFARRMEPTQEDLDVNMLLDQTRSFLENEASFRGITFINDYQRDMPRIASDASQLQQVFLNIMDNAIDAIDKNGAITVTTRALPDSGEVDIAIADTGKGMSKEAMDKIFDPFFTTKKVGEGTGLGLTISYSIIEKLGGHIHVTSEEGQGTTFHITLPVGA; this comes from the coding sequence ATGATCCAGGACGAACTGAGCAAGCTGCGCCTCAAGCTCATCGCCATCACCCTGGCCTTTTCCTTCATCCCGCTTTTCAGCCTGGGCCTTGGCCTGTACAACCGGTTCTACGAGACCTACCTCGACAAGGTTTACGAGAGCTTGAGCAACTTAGTCGAGAACAAGAAGATCACCATCGATCTGTACCTGTCCGAGCGGGTGGCCCAGCTGTCCAACCTGGCCCTGACCGAATCCTATCCGGACCTGGTCAAGGACGCCTACCTGGAACACATCTTCGGCGTGCTGCAAATGCACAGCAAGTCCTTCCTCGACCTGCAAGTCATCGACCAGAACGGCATCTGCACGGCCTACGTCGGCCCCTACCAGCTCAAGGGCATCGACTACAGCCGCGAGGACTGGTTTCACAAGGTCATGGCCAAGGGCATCCACGTCAGCGACGTGTTCCTGGGCTTTCGCAAATACCCCCACTTCAACATCGCCGTCAGCCGCCGCGAGGGCGACAAGACCTGGGTGTTGCGCGCGGCCATCGACTCCGACATCTTCGACTCCCTGGTGCGCAGCATCCACCTCGGCAAGACCGGCGACGCCTTCATCCTGGCCGCCGACCACGTGCTCCAGACCAAGCCGCGCTTCGGCTACGCCATGTTCGACACCATGAACTTCCCCAATGTGCCGCGCTTTTCCGGCACCCGCGTCGAGAGCCTGGCCATCGACGGCCAGACTTCGCTCTACGCCATGACCTGGCTCAATCACAAGGACTGGCTGCTCGTGGTCAAAGACGACCCGCGCGAGGAACTGCTGCCCATCATGCGGGCCCGCTGGCTGCTCATCCTGCTGCTGGCCGGCGGTACGGTCCTCATCATCGGCGGGGCCGTCTGGGTGGCCAACGGCACGGTCAGCGCCCTGGTGCGGGCCGAACGCGAGAAGGCGACGCTGGACGCCTCGCTGACCCAGTCGAGCAAGATGGCCGCCCTGGGCAAGCTGGCCGCCGGCGTGGCCCACGAGGTCAACAACCCATTGGCCATCATCATGGAAAAGGCCGGCTGGATGCGCGACCTCTTAAGCGAAGAGGACATCAAGGACAGCCCCAACTTCCAGGAATTCGAGGACGCCGTGGCCAAGATCGAATTCCACGTGCGCCGGGCCAAGGACGTCACCCACCGGCTGCTGGGGTTCGCCCGCCGCATGGAGCCCACCCAGGAGGACCTCGACGTCAACATGCTGCTGGACCAGACCCGCTCCTTCCTGGAAAACGAGGCCAGTTTCCGGGGCATCACCTTCATCAACGACTACCAGCGGGACATGCCCCGCATCGCCTCCGACGCCTCCCAGCTCCAGCAGGTCTTCCTGAACATCATGGACAACGCCATCGACGCCATCGACAAAAACGGGGCCATCACCGTCACCACCCGCGCCCTGCCCGATTCCGGCGAGGTGGACATCGCCATCGCCGACACCGGCAAGGGCATGTCCAAGGAGGCCATGGACAAGATCTTCGACCCCTTCTTCACCACCAAGAAGGTGGGCGAAGGCACGGGCCTGGGGCTGACCATCAGCTACAGCATCATCGAGAAGCTCGGCGGGCATATCCATGTGACCAGCGAGGAAGGCCAGGGCACCACCTTCCACATCACGCTGCCCGTCGGCGCCTGA
- a CDS encoding HAMP domain-containing sensor histidine kinase → MPSSRGMFAAASVKHKLFALFGCILAGFCLVFAVDYLGSRRLERTQELERLSVTAALEVLSMRRQEKNYFLRHDPASLAAVRRHQQAAATAIAAIGDLDPERDDARETALRLLREYLDGFLALSDNPEAPAVDGPAALFLERSQVLDRLEGASPVLARGLAQLRSQEKRWLASGAPDSLTRLAGLAAQLAALARNQGEADAATALAAYQEALQAYAGRLESAGSQSAAFVAAARALEPVTEELRRHYETRRRAIDRDTDIVTTGIQAGVIVLVALASWAVFRSVATPLAVLGRHARRVARGEETNLDPANFTGEFRALAEDIGRMERHLVATILDLARKEREAAEEARRAREARKHAEELSRVKSNFLSLVSHELKTPLTSMIGFAQVMKKRLERGGPLAEAAASRPDVAAECARFHENLDIMLDEGRRLAGLIENVLELASLESGDAALNLGPVSVAEVIDRAVEPFVAAMTEKGLRFLREVPEGMPRLRCDRERLVYVLRHLFSNAVKFTDAGHIACRVNQENGMAVITVEDTGRGIPSEMREAVFEKFLQLGDSLTDKMPGLGIGLAASRAVVEYHGGRIRIAGEPGRGSSVTIAIPLAEAA, encoded by the coding sequence GTGCCTTCATCGCGGGGAATGTTCGCGGCGGCAAGCGTCAAACACAAACTGTTCGCCCTCTTCGGCTGCATCCTCGCCGGATTCTGCCTCGTTTTCGCCGTGGACTACCTGGGCTCGCGGCGCCTGGAGCGCACCCAGGAACTGGAACGTCTTTCCGTGACCGCCGCCCTGGAAGTCCTGTCCATGCGCCGCCAGGAAAAAAACTACTTCCTGCGTCACGACCCGGCCTCCCTGGCCGCCGTGCGCCGCCACCAGCAGGCTGCGGCCACGGCCATCGCCGCCATAGGCGACCTCGACCCCGAGCGCGACGACGCCCGGGAAACGGCCCTGCGCCTGCTGCGGGAATATCTGGACGGCTTCCTGGCCCTGTCCGATAACCCCGAGGCCCCGGCCGTCGACGGTCCGGCCGCCCTGTTTTTGGAACGCTCCCAGGTCCTGGACAGGCTGGAGGGCGCAAGCCCCGTCCTGGCCCGCGGCCTGGCCCAGCTGCGGTCCCAGGAAAAACGCTGGCTGGCCTCGGGCGCGCCCGACAGCCTGACGCGCCTTGCCGGCCTGGCCGCGCAGCTCGCCGCCCTGGCCCGAAACCAGGGGGAAGCGGACGCGGCCACGGCGCTGGCCGCCTACCAGGAGGCCCTGCAGGCCTATGCCGGCCGGCTGGAGAGCGCCGGCTCGCAAAGCGCCGCCTTCGTGGCCGCGGCCCGGGCCCTGGAGCCCGTGACCGAGGAGCTGCGCCGCCATTACGAAACACGCCGGCGCGCTATCGATCGCGACACGGACATCGTCACCACCGGCATCCAGGCCGGCGTCATCGTGCTGGTGGCCCTGGCCAGCTGGGCGGTGTTCCGGTCGGTGGCCACGCCCCTGGCGGTGCTTGGCCGCCACGCCCGGCGCGTGGCCCGGGGCGAGGAGACCAACCTCGACCCCGCCAACTTCACCGGCGAATTCCGGGCCCTGGCCGAGGACATCGGCCGCATGGAAAGACACCTCGTGGCCACCATCCTCGACCTGGCCCGCAAGGAGCGCGAGGCGGCCGAGGAGGCCCGGCGGGCCCGCGAGGCCCGCAAGCACGCCGAGGAGCTCAGCCGGGTCAAATCCAATTTCCTGAGCCTCGTCTCCCACGAGCTCAAGACGCCCCTGACCTCCATGATCGGCTTCGCCCAGGTGATGAAAAAACGCCTGGAGCGCGGCGGCCCCCTGGCCGAGGCCGCCGCGTCGCGGCCGGACGTGGCGGCCGAATGCGCCCGTTTCCACGAAAATCTCGACATCATGCTCGACGAGGGCCGCCGCCTGGCCGGGCTGATCGAGAACGTGCTGGAGCTGGCCTCCCTGGAGTCCGGCGACGCCGCCCTGAACCTGGGGCCGGTGTCCGTGGCCGAGGTGATCGACCGGGCCGTGGAACCGTTCGTGGCCGCCATGACGGAAAAGGGGCTGCGTTTTTTGCGCGAGGTCCCCGAGGGCATGCCCAGGCTTCGCTGCGACCGGGAACGCCTCGTCTACGTGCTGCGCCACCTGTTTTCCAATGCCGTCAAGTTCACCGACGCCGGCCACATCGCCTGCCGGGTCAACCAGGAGAACGGCATGGCCGTGATCACCGTGGAGGACACCGGCCGGGGCATCCCTTCGGAAATGCGCGAGGCGGTCTTCGAGAAGTTCCTCCAGCTCGGCGACAGCCTGACGGACAAGATGCCGGGCCTGGGCATCGGCCTGGCCGCCTCGCGGGCCGTGGTCGAATACCACGGCGGCCGCATCCGCATCGCCGGCGAGCCCGGCCGGGGCAGCAGCGTCACCATCGCCATCCCGCTGGCCGAGGCGGCCTGA
- the msrB gene encoding peptide-methionine (R)-S-oxide reductase MsrB: MERTPHPTRRAVRQPRLVAAWLLAAALVLGAHHPATATEAAMQDPTQKAQVATLAGGCFWCVESDLEKLPGVLEVVSGYTGGSEPHPDYETVSSGQTGHYEAVQVFYDPARTDYRQVLDAFLRHIDPTDGGGQFADRGRQYRPAIFYHDAQQRAEAEQALAALAASGRFPKPLAVDILPFSFFTNAENYHQNYYKTHKLQYETYRRFSGRDQFLERTWGKTDPVTAKPVDWRGFQKPAPDVLRRTLTPLQFDVTQKEGTEPPFNNAYADNKAPGLYVDVVSGEPLFSSRDKYDSGTGWPSFTKPLVPDNIVTREDKSLFSVRTEVRSRHGDSHLGHVFPDGPPPTGLRYCLNSAALRFVPLSEMEPQGYGEFRKDVQ, from the coding sequence ATGGAACGCACCCCTCACCCGACGCGACGCGCCGTGCGGCAGCCCCGGCTGGTTGCGGCCTGGCTGCTGGCCGCCGCCCTCGTCCTGGGGGCGCACCATCCGGCAACGGCAACGGAGGCCGCCATGCAAGACCCGACGCAAAAGGCCCAGGTGGCCACCCTGGCCGGCGGCTGTTTCTGGTGCGTGGAATCGGACCTGGAAAAGCTCCCCGGCGTGCTCGAGGTCGTCTCCGGCTACACCGGCGGCAGCGAGCCCCATCCGGACTACGAAACGGTCTCGTCCGGCCAGACCGGCCACTACGAGGCCGTGCAGGTCTTTTACGATCCGGCCCGCACCGACTACCGGCAGGTGCTCGACGCGTTTTTGCGCCACATCGACCCCACCGACGGCGGCGGCCAGTTCGCCGACCGCGGCCGGCAATACCGACCGGCCATCTTCTACCACGACGCCCAACAGCGGGCCGAGGCCGAACAGGCCCTGGCCGCCCTGGCCGCCTCGGGCCGCTTTCCCAAGCCCCTGGCCGTGGACATCCTGCCGTTTTCCTTCTTCACTAACGCCGAAAACTACCATCAGAACTACTACAAGACCCACAAGCTCCAGTACGAGACCTACCGGCGCTTCTCCGGCCGCGACCAGTTCCTGGAGCGCACCTGGGGGAAGACCGACCCCGTAACGGCCAAGCCCGTGGACTGGCGCGGTTTCCAAAAGCCGGCGCCAGACGTCCTGCGCCGCACCCTCACGCCCCTGCAATTCGACGTCACCCAGAAGGAGGGGACCGAGCCGCCGTTTAACAATGCCTACGCCGACAACAAGGCCCCGGGCCTCTACGTGGACGTGGTGTCCGGCGAACCGCTTTTTTCCTCGCGCGACAAGTACGATTCGGGCACGGGCTGGCCGAGCTTCACCAAGCCGCTGGTGCCGGACAACATCGTCACCCGCGAGGACAAGAGCCTCTTCAGTGTCCGCACCGAGGTGCGCAGCCGCCATGGCGATTCGCACCTGGGGCACGTCTTTCCCGACGGCCCCCCGCCGACCGGCCTTCGCTATTGCCTGAATTCCGCCGCCTTGCGCTTCGTGCCCCTTTCCGAGATGGAGCCGCAGGGCTACGGCGAATTCCGCAAGGATGTCCAATAA
- a CDS encoding S8 family serine peptidase → MPRRFTILTHLSVFVFVLVAMVTPAGAGEATADLAAAMASGKLRATSAELGKLAADGGTGSFLVLLKNPSRAAAPASLEADADKAAARQANAAVLEAFFARKKGAAIGEISRTFEYMPAFAVTVTAAQLAALAQSDDVAAIEVNGRRKPALRQGIPLMNAQATRSRYSGKGVAVAVCDTGVDYNNTYLGGPGFPNAVVLGGYDTGEQKADPMDKDGHGTSVAGIVAGALGDVANYIGGVAPGAKIYALKVTDASGTGPDEAIIAAWEWAITNQNKVPESPIRIINLSMGGGYFTSLCDDSYENYVTAAANAAKAGITIFASAGNEGYCDGLNNPACISGVISVGAVYDAAFGQTETCIAEESCAPSKEATTGCDSGYYAPEASEADAVPAYSNSASFLTLFASSNKCNTLQCAAKGSTFNTDFGGTSAASPYAAGAAAALQNAAKVRLGHYLTPAEVKAKLTETGDNITDAKVAVTKPRIDLGAAIDTMPASASNLLPLDIPAAIRN, encoded by the coding sequence ATGCCCAGACGTTTCACCATCCTGACACACCTGTCCGTTTTCGTTTTCGTGCTGGTGGCCATGGTCACGCCGGCCGGCGCGGGCGAAGCCACGGCGGACCTGGCCGCGGCCATGGCCAGCGGCAAGCTGCGGGCCACGTCGGCCGAGCTGGGCAAGCTTGCGGCCGACGGCGGCACGGGAAGCTTCCTGGTCCTGCTCAAAAACCCGTCCCGGGCCGCCGCGCCGGCCTCCCTGGAAGCCGACGCGGACAAGGCCGCGGCCCGGCAGGCCAACGCGGCCGTGCTGGAGGCCTTTTTCGCCCGCAAAAAAGGCGCGGCCATCGGCGAAATCTCGCGGACCTTCGAGTACATGCCGGCCTTCGCCGTCACCGTCACCGCCGCCCAGCTCGCGGCCCTGGCCCAAAGCGACGACGTGGCCGCCATCGAGGTCAACGGCCGGCGCAAGCCGGCCCTGCGCCAGGGCATCCCCCTCATGAACGCCCAGGCCACCCGCTCCCGCTATTCCGGCAAGGGCGTGGCCGTGGCCGTGTGCGACACCGGCGTGGACTACAACAACACCTACCTCGGCGGCCCCGGCTTCCCCAACGCCGTGGTCCTCGGCGGCTACGACACCGGCGAACAAAAGGCCGACCCCATGGACAAGGACGGCCACGGCACGTCCGTGGCCGGCATCGTGGCCGGCGCCCTGGGCGACGTGGCCAACTACATCGGCGGCGTGGCCCCCGGGGCCAAGATCTACGCCCTCAAGGTCACCGACGCCTCGGGCACAGGCCCGGACGAGGCCATCATCGCCGCCTGGGAATGGGCCATCACCAACCAGAACAAGGTGCCGGAGAGCCCCATCCGCATCATCAACCTCAGCATGGGCGGCGGCTACTTCACCAGCCTGTGCGACGACAGCTACGAAAACTACGTCACCGCGGCGGCCAACGCGGCCAAGGCCGGCATCACGATCTTCGCCTCGGCGGGCAACGAGGGCTATTGCGACGGCTTGAACAACCCGGCCTGCATTTCCGGCGTCATCTCCGTGGGCGCGGTCTACGACGCCGCCTTCGGCCAGACGGAAACCTGCATCGCGGAGGAATCCTGCGCCCCCAGCAAGGAGGCCACCACGGGCTGCGACTCCGGCTACTACGCCCCCGAGGCCTCGGAGGCCGACGCCGTGCCGGCCTACTCCAACAGCGCTTCCTTCCTGACGCTTTTCGCCTCGTCCAACAAGTGCAACACGCTGCAATGCGCCGCCAAGGGCTCGACCTTCAACACCGACTTCGGCGGCACCTCCGCCGCCAGCCCCTATGCGGCCGGCGCCGCCGCCGCCCTGCAAAACGCCGCCAAGGTCCGCCTGGGCCACTACCTGACCCCGGCCGAGGTGAAGGCAAAGCTCACGGAAACGGGCGACAACATCACGGATGCCAAGGTGGCCGTGACCAAGCCGCGCATCGACCTCGGCGCGGCCATCGACACCATGCCGGCCTCCGCGTCGAACCTGCTGCCCCTGGATATTCCGGCGGCCATCCGCAACTGA